The genome window CATGCTTCTCCCTCCCTCTCACTCCAGGCGGATGCGCGGGTCAAGGTAGGCGTAGGAAATATCCACCAGCAGGTTGACCAGGATGAAGACCATGGCAACCACCAGGGTAAAGCCCTGGACCACCGGATAATCGCGCGCCAGGATGGCGCCCACCAGCGCCGTGCCTACCCCCGGCAGGTTGAAGACCGTCTCGGTCAGCACTGCGCCGGAAAGCAGTGCGCCCGTCTCCAGCCCGATGATGGTGACAATGGGAATCATGGCGTTGGAGAGGGCGTGCTTGCTGATGACCTTGTTGTAGGGCAAGCCTTTGGCGCGCGCCGTGCGGATGTAGTCCTGCCCGAGCACTTCCAGCAAACTGGAGCGGGTCATGCGGGCGATGATTGCCATGGGAATTGTCCCCACCGCCACCGAAGGCAGGATGAGATGGCGCAAACCATCGCCGAGCAGTTTCCAGTTGCCGGTTGCCAGCGCGTTCACCAGCAGGGAGTGGGTGAGAAAGTCCACCACGAACTTCTGAAAGCCGCTCAGGTCTTTCAAGCCCCAGTAATCTGCCAGTTGGGTCAGCGCCAGTCCAGAGGTCAGGCGCGCCGAAGGCGGCAGGAAGAAGGGCGTATCCTTGAGCAGCAGGGCAAAGACGTATGCCAGCACCAGTCCCAGCCAGAATACCGGCATGGACACGCCGATATTGGCGATGACCATGGTAATCGTGTCCACAATGGTGTTGCGCTTGAGCGCCGAGATGATTCCCAGAAACACCCCGACAATGGTGGAAAAGAGCATCGCGCCGATGGTCAATTCAATCGTCATGGGCAGGCGGGCGGCAATCAGGTTGACCACCGGCTGTCCAAAGCGGATGGACACCCCCAGGTCGCCCCTGCCCATGTTGACCAGAAAACGCCCGAACTGCACCAGCAAATTATCGTTCAAGCCGTAGCGCTCTTTAAATTCGGCGCACTTTTCCTCGGTGGCGCGCTCACCCAGCATCACCTTGCAGGGGTCGCCGGGGATGGCGCGCACGATGACAAAGGTGACCAGCAAAACACCAATCAGTACCGGAAAGAGTAGAATGAGGCGACGCGTGATGAACTGAAGCATAAGACCTTTTGAAAAGAGGCGAGGGCGAGCCCGCCGAACCCGTTCTGGATTCTCAGACCCGCCCCGCGCGTTACATCATAGACTGGTTAATCCCGCTTGCTTACTCAGCGTTGAGGAACGCGCCGAAGAAAGCGCCAAAGTACTCAAAGGTGCCCGTGCGCCCCTTGTGATTGGGGTCTTTGGCATCCCACTGCGCTTTGAAGGAAGCCACCACATCGTTGGCGTCCAGATCGGCGCCGTTGTGGAACTTCACGCCCTTGCGCAGGGTGAAGACGTACTCGGTAGCATCGCCGTTAACGGTGTAGGACTCCGCCAGACCGGGACCCGCCTCAGCCGTACCGGGTTTGAAGAGCAGGAGGGTTTCGAAGATCTGCTGGCAGGCGCGCAGGGCTTCGCCGTCGGTTTCGTCCGGGCAGTAAATGGCTGCCGGTTCACCATTCTGCATCCACACCAGCGTATCCTTGCCGGGGTCCATGATGAAGAAGGGCTCATTGCTCAGCGGACCGGTCATGGCATTCTTGACGGAAGCGGTGAAAGCCACCGCCGAAGCGCCATGGGCAACCGGAATCATCGGGACGTGCTCTTTCAGTTTAGCATTGACCTCATCATAGAGTTTCTGGCGCTCAGCCGGGTCGGAAATCTGCGCGGCTTTGCGGATGGGCTCGACAATGTCGGGGAAGAGCGTACCAAACTGCTTGTTGTTGTCGTTGGCAAAGTGATAGTCGTAGAAGTTGGTGGCATCCGGGTAGTCGGCGCCCCAGCCCAGCAGGTAGAAGGCTTCGTTGCCCGCGGCGGTGGAGTCAATGAACGCCGCCGATTCCATCTGGTTGAGTTTCACCTTGACGCCAATCTCCGCTAACTGCGCCTGGATTTCCTGAGCCACCTTATCGGGGGTAGGCAGGTAGCCGCGCACCACGTTGCGGAAGGACAGTTTGACTTCCTGATTGAAGTCAAAGCCCGCCTCGGTCAGCAATTGCTTTGCCATCTCGGGGTTGTACTCGTACCAGGGGTTGGCATCGCTCCAGCCGGGTTTGAGGGCAGGCGGTACGAACACCGTCGCCACCTCAGAGCCTTCGGGATAGTAGTTATCCACAATCTTCTTGCGGTCAATTGCCATGGCGAACGCCTGACGCACCTTTTCGTTGTTGAACGGCGCCAGGTCCACGTTGAAGCCGATGTAGAAGATATTCAACGGATCGCGCGGAATCAGTTGCAAGTTGGAGTCGGCTTCAATGGTAGCGAAATCTTCCGGCGCGGGGTTGTCAATGCCGTCCACCTGTCCGGATTGCAGTTCCAGCAGGCGCTGAGCCGACTGCTCCGACCAGCGGAAAATCAGGGTCTGGTACTTGGGTTTCTCGCCCCAGTAATCGGGGTTGGCTTCGAAGGTAATGCTGTCGCCGCGCACCCAGGATTTGAGTTTGAAGGGACCGGTGCCAACCGGCGCATCCGACATCTTGATCGAATCACCACCCACCTGAGCCAGGTACTCACTGTCCACAATGGCGAACACGTTGAACGCCACCTTGGACGGGAACGCCGGGTCAGGATAGCACAGGGTGAACTTGACGGTCTGCGCATCCACGGCTTCGATGGACTTCAACTCGCCGCCGTAATCGCAGTTGGGGGCTTCCACCTTCATGCCCTCAAAAGCCGGGGCGGCAGGCTGTTCCGGCGCAGTGGTAGCCGTGGGCTGTTCCGGGGCTTTGGTCGGCTCCTGCTGAGCCGGGGGCTGCGTGGGCGCTTCGGTGGGCTTGGGCTGGCATGCCGCCAGTGCCAAACTCAAAACGACCAGCAAAGCAACAAAGGTAAAGAACGAACGCTTAAACACAATCTCCTCCTTTGGCGAAAGTTGGATTTGGATTCTGTCATCCCGAAAGGGCATCGGGAAAAACAACACAGGTTCGAACGGGCGACCACCTCCTTAAATGGTAAGACATTTGAAAATCCTGAGGGGATGAAAAACATTATAAACAATCCTCCCGTTTTGTCAATTCTTATGGGGATAAGAGGATTTCCCCTACAGGCAATGGACGTCCGGCAGACAGTGAGGGTATACTGGAATTGCCCTCGTGGTTGGCTGTATGACTTCCTCCCATGAAAGGATGGAAATGAGCCCCGCCTCCCTGCCCCGTGCCGCCGAGCCCGCCTTTTACGCCGCCGTGTGGCTGCTCGCCAAACAGATTCCCCCTGGCAAGGTCTTCCCGTACGGCAGGATTGCCGCCTGTATCCCCTGCCCGGAAGGCCTCTCGCCCGACCTGTACCGCGTTCAGCGCGCCCGCTGGGCGGGACAAGCCATGGCAGTCTGCCCCGACGATGTCCCCTGGCACCGCGTCCCCGCCGCCGATGGACGCCTCATCATCGTCGCCAGAAGCCGCGAAGAACAGCGCCGCCGCCTGGAAGCCGAAGGGGTGACCTTTGACGCCAGAGGCAGAGTCAGGATGTCTCTGCACCTGTGGGAAGGACCCGACCCACAGTGGCTGGAAAGTCACGGCTTTCTGCCCCAGCCGAATCAGCGCTGAATGCGTGCCTCCACCGAACCATCGGGCTTGGCGGTGACCAGCGCCTCGCCCTTCACCAAACGCCCCTGATAGGCTAACTCGCCTGCCTGAACCTCCCAGCCGCTCAGCACGAAAGGCGTTACAGGAGAAACGCCTATCCATTCCCCGTTGTAACGGCGCACGATGTGCACGTGCCTGCCGGTGGCGATGCCGCCCTCGCAGGAAGGATGCCCCAGCCGGTCATTGACCTGCACACTCGAACCCACCGGCAGACGCCCCTCATCGGCAAGGTGCAGGTAGAGCAGAGTCCAGCCGGTTTGTTCCTGCCCGTCGCCGTCGGTATCCAGCACCAGCGCGCCGCGCTCCGAGCGCGCTACCACCCCCGCCGCGCTGGCAGTTGCCCAGCGTGTGGACGTGGAACAGCCTTTGGGCTGTTCGATGGGCGCAAAATCCAGCGCCCCTCGCGGACTGCCCAGCCCCCAGGCAACGTGCGGACCGCCGGTAAAA of Anaerolinea thermophila UNI-1 contains these proteins:
- a CDS encoding ABC transporter permease, which translates into the protein MLQFITRRLILLFPVLIGVLLVTFVIVRAIPGDPCKVMLGERATEEKCAEFKERYGLNDNLLVQFGRFLVNMGRGDLGVSIRFGQPVVNLIAARLPMTIELTIGAMLFSTIVGVFLGIISALKRNTIVDTITMVIANIGVSMPVFWLGLVLAYVFALLLKDTPFFLPPSARLTSGLALTQLADYWGLKDLSGFQKFVVDFLTHSLLVNALATGNWKLLGDGLRHLILPSVAVGTIPMAIIARMTRSSLLEVLGQDYIRTARAKGLPYNKVISKHALSNAMIPIVTIIGLETGALLSGAVLTETVFNLPGVGTALVGAILARDYPVVQGFTLVVAMVFILVNLLVDISYAYLDPRIRLE
- a CDS encoding ABC transporter substrate-binding protein encodes the protein MFKRSFFTFVALLVVLSLALAACQPKPTEAPTQPPAQQEPTKAPEQPTATTAPEQPAAPAFEGMKVEAPNCDYGGELKSIEAVDAQTVKFTLCYPDPAFPSKVAFNVFAIVDSEYLAQVGGDSIKMSDAPVGTGPFKLKSWVRGDSITFEANPDYWGEKPKYQTLIFRWSEQSAQRLLELQSGQVDGIDNPAPEDFATIEADSNLQLIPRDPLNIFYIGFNVDLAPFNNEKVRQAFAMAIDRKKIVDNYYPEGSEVATVFVPPALKPGWSDANPWYEYNPEMAKQLLTEAGFDFNQEVKLSFRNVVRGYLPTPDKVAQEIQAQLAEIGVKVKLNQMESAAFIDSTAAGNEAFYLLGWGADYPDATNFYDYHFANDNNKQFGTLFPDIVEPIRKAAQISDPAERQKLYDEVNAKLKEHVPMIPVAHGASAVAFTASVKNAMTGPLSNEPFFIMDPGKDTLVWMQNGEPAAIYCPDETDGEALRACQQIFETLLLFKPGTAEAGPGLAESYTVNGDATEYVFTLRKGVKFHNGADLDANDVVASFKAQWDAKDPNHKGRTGTFEYFGAFFGAFLNAE
- a CDS encoding MGMT family protein, which translates into the protein MSPASLPRAAEPAFYAAVWLLAKQIPPGKVFPYGRIAACIPCPEGLSPDLYRVQRARWAGQAMAVCPDDVPWHRVPAADGRLIIVARSREEQRRRLEAEGVTFDARGRVRMSLHLWEGPDPQWLESHGFLPQPNQR